DNA sequence from the Armigeres subalbatus isolate Guangzhou_Male chromosome 1, GZ_Asu_2, whole genome shotgun sequence genome:
CATCTACCGAACAAGTGCTAGCTGTACAACAACGTGCTTTGTGGCGTCATAAGAACGTCACTCCGTTCCGAAGTAATTTGCTGAATTGTAGAGGATTGGGGTACAACATAtgtcaactatagcatcatcaacgtgcactgcccacacgaagggagccccgtcgacgagaaagaagcgttctacgcacagctggagcagacatacgatggatgcccactgcgggacgttaaaatcgtcatcggtgacatgaacgcacaggtaggaagggaggaaatgtatagaccggtcatcggaccggatagtctgcacaccgtatcgaatgacaacggccaacgatgcataaacttcgcagcctcccgcggaatggtagtccgaagcaccttctttccccgcaaaaatatccacaaggccacatggagatcacctaaccaagaaacggaaaccaaatcgaccacgttctaatcgacggtaaattcttctccgacatcacgaacgtccgcacttaccgcagtgcgaatattgaatccgaccactacctcgttgcagtatgcctgcgctcaaaactctcgacggtgtacaacacgcgtcgaaggcggacgccgcggcttaacattgggcggctacaagatggtagagactagcccaagaatacgcgcagcagctggaagtggcacttccaacggaagagtagctaggcgcagcgtctcttgaagatggctggagagatattcgatctgccattggtagcaccgcaaccgctgcacttggcatggtgcacccggatcagagaaacgactggtatgacagcgaatgtgagcagttagtggaagagaagaatgcagcatgggcgagattgctgcaacaccgcacgagggcgaacgaggcacgatataaacaggcgcggaacagacaaaactcgattttccggaggaaaaagcgccagcaggaagatcgagaccgtgaagaaacggagcaactgtaccgcgctaataacacacgaaagttctatgagaagttaaaccgttcacgtaagggccacgtgccacagcctgatatgtacGAATACGAACGAtatacgaacgagcgtgaggtgatccaaaggtggcggcagcactacaaagggcacctgaatggcgatgtggcagacgaagatgacagtatggtgatggacctgggagaacgcgcgcaggatataattctaccggctccggatctccaggaagtctaggaggagattggccggctgaagaacaacaaagctcctggggttgaccaactaccaggagagctatttaaacacggtggagaggcactggctagagcgctgcactggatcATTACCaggatttgggaggaggaagttttgccgcaggagtggatggaaggtgtcgtgtgtcccatctacaaaaagggcgataagctggattgtagcaactaccgcgcaatcacattgctgaacgccgcctacaaggaactctctcaaattttatgccgtcgactagcaccaactgtaagggagttcgtggggcagtaccaggcgggttttatgggcgaacgctccaccacgtaccaggtgttcgccattcgccaagtactgcagaaatgccgcgaatacaacgtgcccacacatcatctattcatcgacttcaaagccgcatatgatataatcgatcgggaccagctatggcagctaatgcacgaacacggttttccggataaactgacacggttgatcaaagcgacgatggatcgggtgatgtgcgtagttcgagtttcaggggcattctcgagtcccttcgaaacccgcagagggttacggcaaggtgacggtctttcgtgtttgctattcaacatcgctttggaaggggtaatacgaagagcagggattaacacgagtggtacaattttcaataagtccgtccagctatttggtttcgccgacgacatagatattatggcacgtaactttgagaagatggaggaagcctacatcagactgaagagggaagctaagcggaccggactagtcatcaacacgtcgaagaagaagcacatgataggaagaggttcaagagaagacaatgtgagcaacccaccgcgagtttgcatcggtggtgacgaaatcgaggtggtagaagaatttgtgtacttgggctcactggtgactgccgaaaatgacaccagcagagaaattcggagacgcatagtggctggaaatcgtacgtactttggactccgcaagacgctccgatcgaatagagttcgccgccgtaccaaactgacaatctacaaaacgctcattagaccggtagttctctacggacacgagacctggacgatgctcgtggagaaccaacgcgcacttggagtttttgaaaggaaagtgctgcgtaccatctatggtggggtgcagatggcggacggtacgtggaggaggcgaatgaaccacgaattgcatcagctgttgggagaaccatccatcgttcacaccgcgaaaatcggacgactgcgatgggccgggcacgtagccagaatgtcggacagtaacccggtgaaaatggttctcgacaacgatccgacgggcacaagaaggcgaggtgcgcagcgggcaagatggatcgatcaggtggaagatgacttgtggaccctccgtagactgcgtggttggcgacgtgtagccatggaccgagccgaatggagaaaactcttatataccgcacaggccacttcggccttagtctgattaaataataaataatggggTACAACATTCTGCTGTCTCAGGTAGGCTTGAACGGTATATGCCAGCCGAAGCCTTGGACATTTTGGATCTCTACACCATTCAATTCCTATATTTATCGGTTCGAGTGACGTGCACCTGCTATGGCGCCATCCCGTGAGAAGAAGCCGCCTGCCCTGAAGCTGTTGATGGTCCAGCTGAAGAACACCCAGACCTCCATGGACGACATCTGGAGATTTGTGCAGGGCTACGAACGGACAACAACTGCAAGTCAGGTCGACGTGCGCTTGCAGAGTATCGATGACTTGTGGCAGAAGTATGGGGAGATTCTGGCAGATATTCAGGCACACGACGATTTCGAAGATGAAAATGAGGCGTTCGATAAAGCGAGGCTAGTGTATAGTGATAGGTACTATTATTGTAAGGCGTTCTTGATGGATAGGGCTAAGCAATTGCAGGATCCAGGGGAAGCCAATCGTTCCGTACGAGCCAACGACACGTCAGCGCATGGTCATGGGACGCTAGACCATGTACGCCTACCACAAATCACGCTGCAGGTGTTCAACGGGGACATAGATGAATTAATCAGCTTCCGTGATCGGTTCACTTCACTCATCCATCGCAAGATGGACCTGCCGGAGGTGGAAAAGTTCCACTATTTGAAGGGATGCCTGCAAGGAAAACCGAAGAGCCTGATCGACTCACGAAGGCCAACTATCAGATAGCGTGGGACTTGCTGCTAAAACGGAACGATAACAGCCAGCTTTTGAAGAAGCGACAGGTGCAAGCTTTGTTGAATTTGCCAACGCTGTCCAAGGAATCGGTAGCGGATCTGCACACTCTGATCGACGGTTTCGAAAAGGTCGTTCAGAATCAGGACCATGTGGTCAAACCGGAAGAGTATAAGCACCATTTACTCGTTAACCTACTCACTACTCGACTAGATCCGACAACACGCAGAGGTTGGGAGGAACATTCCTCAGCCAAGGATCAGGATACGCTAGCAGATCTCTCGTATTTCTTGCATCGTATGTTCCGAATTCTTGAATCGTTTCCAGTGAAGGCATTAGACTCCAGGACTTGGCTTTATGCACCACAATCATCGAGACAGAAGGCGTCAGCTGTGAAGGCCAGCTACGGTTCTGTACAATCGTCTGGAGGACGATGTGCGGCGTGCAAGGAGAACCATCCCCTATACCAATGTTCTTCATTCCTACGGATGTCGGTGCGAGAAAGAGATGCGGTGTTTAGAACGAACTCCCTGAGCCGAAATTGCTTCAGATCGGGTCACATTGCGACAGACTGTACGTCCAAATACAGGTGTCGTAACTGTAATGGTCGTCATCATACAATGGTATGCTTCAAGCAGCGGAAGGATCGTTCACCTAAGGTTGTCGCTGCTGCTGGAAACAACAATACCCCGCGAACGGAATCTGGTGATGTACCCGTTCCTTCATCCTCCCAGGTGGTTAACATGGCAGCCACCGATACAACAGTGTCCGGTTCTACCCATCAGTTCTCCTCCAAGGTTTTGCTGGCTACAGCGGTCGTTATCGTGGAAGATGACGAGGGTAGTCAGTTTCCGGCTCGTGCTCTTTTGGATTCTGGCTCCGAGAGTAATTTCATTACCGAGCGGTTGAGTCAACGCCTCAGGTAACACCGAGAGAAGGTAGATATCTCGGTACTCGGCATTGGTCATGCAACATCGAAGGTCAAGCATCAGATCACTGCATTGGTTCGTTCGCGAGTTACGGCTTACTCGCGGAACATGAGTTTCCTTGTCCTCCCAAAGGTTACGGTGGATTTACCTACGGCAAGGGTGGATACTCAAGGATGGTCGATGCACAATGGGATAAAACTGGCAGATCCCACCTTTTTCAGTCCAAGTTCAGTGGACATGGTACTGGGTATCGAATCCTTTTTCGACTTCTTTGAGTCTGGTCAAAGAATTCCACTCGGAGACCAATTGCCAACATTAAACGAATCGGTGTTCGGGTGGGTGGTCTGCGGAGGCCTGCTAAACCCCACACAAGGCCTACGCATCAACTGTAGTACGGCAATTACAAAGGTGTTAGAGGAGCTAGTCGCACGGTTTTGGGCTAgtgaaaaagttggaaattccAAGGTCCTTTCATCGGAGGAAAAATTGTGCGAGGACAACTTTCGGAAGCCGGTTCGTAGGGAATCCGACGGGCGGTACTCCATTTCGCTGCCAAAGGATGAAGACGCAGCTTCCAGGTTGGGCGAGTCACGTGGGATTCAAGGGACGGAACGCAGATTGGCGAAGGATGCCAGTTTGCGGGCGCAATACCATCAGTTCATGGCGGAGTACATCCAATTGGGACATATGTCGAAGGTAGAGGAAGCAGGAAATCTCATGAAACGATGCTATCTGCCGCATCATCCTGTCTTTAAGGAAGCTAGCACAACTACAATGGTCCGTATTGTGTTTGACGCATCGTGTAAGACATCATCCGGTGTCTCGCTTAACGACACGCTTCTAGTAGGACCGATTGTACAGGAGGACTTACGATCGATCATGCTCCGAAGTCGAGTTGTTACCGTATAGGATAACAATACTTATCGATACATTTGCCTGACCCACGATTCGATTCGAGAGGGGAGGGGGAGGGgagagagagggagagagagggGCAAGAGAGAAAACTGGAAAAGGTTCGGTTGTTCGGGAGTGCGAGTTAAGAAGTGATCGAGTACAGACCGTTCAGGTTGGACGATCGAAAGCGCATAGTGGACACGCGGGAACTGGTTGCTCGATAACCTCTACGACCATTGCCCGCCGTTAAAGCGTAAATTATAATCTGGGAGTTTTACTCCGTAAGTGCCATCCGTGAAGAATTCCAGACCGCCAGTGAGGTGAAGAGGCCAGAAGGCATCCCTGTCACTCAATCGAATGTGTGCGACGCAAATCCACCAGAGGCCAGAAGGCTTCCCTGCCACCCAATCCCATGTGTGCGATGCAAATCCATCAGCAAATCGTTTTCTAGTTGAGCGGGGGTTTCCACTAATATCCTGCGAGGATCAGAAGAGATCCGCTACGATGCAAGTATCTCGGCCAAAGTTTCGGAACCCTCCCGACGGTGGACCTGCGGTGATCATAACCTCAACCGATCAACCGGAGAAGTATCTCGTTCAAGCACATCAAGCAGTTCTCTCCGGTGAACCACTGCCGGCCGTAAACGAGGTGAGCCCCAGACATCATAGCCAAGATCTCCATATAGGCAAGCAACTCGTGCATCCAGAATCCTGTTGGTCGTCGAGTCCCAAAAACCATAACCAGCAAGGCCCAGTCAAGCTACACGTGGCAGTCAAACGGCCCTGCCGGCCGTACCCTTCAAATCTCAAGGCGGATATCCAGATCGGCTCACACCCCCGGGTAACAGGTATGTTACCTTCAGCCAGCATGTCCGCTAAAGAGCCCCAACGCATCGATTGGCCACAACAATTACTAACCCTTACCACTAAcacaagaaaatgaaaaaaataattaaaattaaataaaatgtgacTATATCCATTTCTTAATCACTCGCTTCTCTTTTAGCTAGACATGCAATTGCGTCGATATTATATTGTTTTGCCCACCCTTCTTCTTCTGCGTCGTTGAGTCCTCAAGCTGGTAGATGGCGAACCCTGAGTATCTCAAGCTTAGAGAGCTAGTTAGGGACGTGCGGATGTCCACTACAAAGACGTATGGACGTCGGCAGTAGTTACAGAGTGAGGCAAATCATGCTGGTGGCCGATGTGGAGAAGATGTTCCGGCAAGTCTTCGTGGTTGAAGTAGATCGGTCTTTGCAATGTATTTTGTGGCGTTTCAAGCCAACACATCCCGTGGGCGTGTACGAGCTCAACACTGTGACGTACGGGACAAAGCCGGCGCCTTTTCTCGCAACACGTACGTTGAACCAGCTAGCGATGGATGAAGGAGGGCAGTACCCAATGGCTGCGAGGGCAACCACGGAGGGTACGTATATGGATGACGTAATCACGGGCGCGGATACGGAGGATGCCGCACGTAATCTATGTCAGGAACTCAACGAGATGATGTCAAAGGGAGGCTTCAAACTACGGAAATGGGCGTCCAATCATCCAATGGTGTTGAACGGAGTTcctgcagagaatctggcgatTCATGTGTCGGAAGGAATTAACTTAGACCCGGATCCTGCTGTTAAGACATTGGGTTTGACTTGGTTGCCGGTATCCGACCAACTGAGGTTCCAGTTTTCCATTCCGGCTTGGAATTCAGCGACGCAACCAACCAAACGACAAGTTCTATCAGTGATCGCTAGTTTATTTGACCCTCTAGGACTACTTGGAGCCGCAATCACGACGGGGAAGATCCTGATGCAGGTTCTGTGGAAGATTCGAAACGACGAAAACCAAGCATTGGGCTGGGACCACCCACTCCCTTCGACGGTGGGTGAGCTGTGGCGGAAATATCATGAAGAACTACCCTTGCTCAACGATATTCGTGTCGATCGTTGCGTCATGGTTCCAAGAGCGACATCGATCGAGTTTGCTTTTGCTTTGCTTCTCCGATGCTTCTACCAAggctcagtgttggtagaatcatgctcaaatctaactcaccgaagcctcatgCGCGAGCTGACTCACTTGCGATTCGGCAtggagagcatcgcgcatgagtttttcacgatttcgctccaaaaagtgtcaaaacccaatcgaagcgtattttatgtttacgtatggatttatTGTCTATTGTTTTGagcaaagaaagttattccgatgaatttaaaGAAGGAgaatacgaaaaaatcacgcaatgatgtaaatcgcgagtcgaatcatggacgattctctgggccatgagtcgTGTGAGGTTTGcatcgcgcttgatttgaatcgtggatgagatttgagaatttgagtttttaccaacactgccaaGGCTTATGGCGGATGCGTCTATATCAGAAGTCATGATTTGGAAGGAAGGGTTGTGGTTCGGCTGCTGTCATCCAAATCCAAGGTTGCACCCTTGAAGACACAGTCTATTCCAAGGCTGGAACTGTGTGGTGCGTTGCTGGTGACGCAGTTATACGAGAAGGTTCGAGACTCGATTAGAACTCCAGCTCAACCATATTTCTGGGTTGATTCAACGTGCGTTCTGCGGTGGATACAAGCTTCACCAAACAACTGGACCACTTTCGGCGCGAATAGAGTCGCGAAAATCCAAAGCATCGCAGAATCATCACCATGGCGGCATGTTTCTGGCAAGGAGAACCTTGCGGATTTGATTTCAAGAGGCATTTCACCGAAGGATATCGTGGATAATGTTTTCTGGTGGGAGGGACCAGATTGGTTGAAGGAATCTTCGGATCACTGGCCTGCAGCTTCATTCTCATCAAGCTCAGAAGAGGCGGAGGAAGAAGGACGGCGTACAGCAATATGTGCAgtttagggtggtcggtattggccatttttgtcaaatatcggtattcggtatttgatggagtcaataccggtaataccggtagaataccggtttttgtgaaaatttcgagTTGTAAAAGAAAAACGTTTGATTTGGTGTTTTGGATGACaaacaatatttgttcaatcaaagttagttgcatatttccggggattaaaccacccgacttggacaatGTTGTgtgaatttacaatgttgtgaaacctcatatgcaaatatgtacgttatgtggaagacattgatttggaaaatgtattggaggtaaccactttcccttcgatgggacaatatttgttgacaatcttcgaaacttaagtagacattacatactgagcgactcatctcccaatccgcattggattttgttggcaatgttgCCGAAGTAGGACGAATGGGTCCAAAACGCAAcgctacagtctcttcacaagtttTTCTCtaaccgataaaccagaaaaatatgaatagaggcatcttcttcgtaccgatcgtcagatagatcccatacgcttgcttaatcaaagtagctctggatccCTCGAAGAAAATggcaaaatcgtttctgattaattgcttcacggcagaattattcaaaaaagctaaaagatcggcgtatttggatcgACTCTCTTGGATTTATTCCTTAAAATCATTGAAATAGTGGCGAAAATTTCTGTGTCTTGATTTGATAATAGTTCCAACGTAAATTGGAAcgccacgtcggcttcatatagagtgcagaactcacaGACCAGTACTTCCACAACAGCTTGATCtggttcgagggcttgaattatttcatgGCATCAGAAactaattcaaattattttccgaattcagaacggacatatttttgcagaaaatcgtttttcacagggGATCTCCGGAAAAGCATTACTACGGCTCgtacctttttcacaatttcatacattgcgggaaaattctcgactatatcaacaatgttcattgaagaaaaagtcattCGCAGTTTGATACATGGCCAAGAGAATGAAGCAACAagtatgattaatgacgatgttgatcgatttttgttgtagcgtaaacgtcgtcaatgatgcttacttgggcaaagttactcatgcgcacatttaattgttgtattttttgctCGACGAGTCTTTACTGCTTGTAACCGAATATTTGCCCCATCTATGCTGGATTTCCTGTttatatgggactgatatgcgattacaggcagttgaGCTGATATAAGTAGGTTAAATTTATTCGAGATTTTTgatactgacagcaaaatttgaaataccgaaaatatcgGTATTTTCCGTccctaataccggtattttcggtacccaaaattggccggtaataccggtattaccggtttcggtactagcggttagaccaccctagtgcAGTTTCGGCGAACATGGAATTCAACGATTGGTACTTGGAGAAGTTTGCGTCGTATTCAGATTTGATTCGGAGGACATCTATTTGGTTGCGCCTGATGAAACTACTGAAAAATCCGCAGACCAGGGCGTCGTCCGAGTTTATATCAGCACAAGAGCTTAGAGAAGCTGAATTTGTCATCGTTCGGCGTATCCAGCAGGAAGTTTTTGCCGATGAGTGGAAGGCACTTTCCAAGGGGGAACCCGTGTCGAGAAAATCTCCACTCCGGTGGTTCAATCCTCATATTTCTGAGGAACAAGTCATCTGAATCGGAGGGCGGTTGAGCTACTCCGCAGAACGGGAAGCTACAAAACATCCGATGGTTCTTCCTGCTAGACACAAACTAACCCGGATGATTCTGAAACACTACCACCTGCAACTTCTACACGCAGGTCCACAGTTGCTTCTCGGAGTTGTTCGTCTAAAATTTTGGCCGCTAGGTGGAAGGAGCGTAGCACGATACATCGTTCATCAATGCCTGAAATGTTTTCGTGCAAAACCGACCCCGATACAGCAGTTCAGGGGAGAGCTGCCCGCACCAAGAGTCACCGTGTCGAGACCATTTTCGCAGACCGGTGTGGACTATTTCGGTCCGTTTCATGTGAGACCCGTTCCTCGACGACCAACAGTGAAGGCCTATGTTGCTGTTTTTATTTGTATGTGTACAAAAGCCATCCATTGGGATCTGGTATCGGACCTGAGTACTGATCGGTTCCTACAAGCTCTTCATCGCTTCATCGGCAGACGTGGAAGGTGTCGGGATATCTATTCTGACAATGGGACCAATTTTGTTGGCGCTAAGAATCAGATGAAGGATTTCATGAAGCTGTTGCAGAGTTCAGCCCATCGGGAAAAAATAAGTAGAGAGTGCGCTGAGGAAGGAATACATTGGCATTTTAGTCCGCCAAGTGCACCTTATTTTGGAGGACTGTGGGAGGCGGCTGTTCGTTCGGCCAAAAACCATTTGGTCAAAGAGGTTGGAGCTACACCAATATCACCAGAAGATTTCAACACTCTTCTAGTACAGGTTGAAGGTTGTCTCAACTCGAGACCATTGACAAACATGTCAGAAGATCCCACTGACCTCGAACCACTAACACCAGGCCATTTTCTAGTTGGTTCCTCGCTGTAATCAATTCCTGTACCAAATCTAGAGGATATACAATTGAATCGCTTGAGTAGATACCAATTAATACAAAGGATGCTACAAGATTTTTGGCGAAGGTGGCGCAGGGAATACCTGTGTCAGTTGCAGGGAAGATTTAAGCGCTGGAAGCCGGCCGTCAAGATTGAGGTTGGCAAACTTGTGGTAGTTCTTGATGAGAATTTGCCACCGATGAAATGGAAAATGGGTAGAATAATCGGATTGCACCCCGGCGACGACGGAGTTATACGAGTCGTCACGCTTAAAACTGCCACCGGAGTGATGAAACGGGCAGTTGAGAAATTATGTCTTCTTCCAACACCAATTGAAGATCCGCAGCATCAAGCATAGGAATACACTGCATTCATCCAAAATTCTTCCAAACCTTCCTTCCAGAAAAGGATTCTCTAtttttcttttcagaaatcGGATATTTCTGGGTGGGTGAGGATGTCTGAGACAGAAACGTTCCCATCAAACTACAACCCTTCATCCAATCCCAAATTGCACTGCTCTGACCTACATTTGGCAAGAGGTTGCAGCAATTGTTTCGACATCATCGGACGGGCGAGTGGAAGGtcaaaaagaaatagtagtgaTCTCTTCGATGCTGTTGATATACGGAACATCAGCTGCTGCTGTACGTGGCTGTGTATCTATTGCGATAATCGTTTTTGAGTAGGTAAGAGATATAGCCGACTCTCACAGGAGCCGAAACAATATCATCGCATGGATCGATCGAGGTTGTGTGATGACCATTAGGTATAGGGCTACAGGCTAATTAGCAATTTAACGATCACCTACCATTGTGTGGAGGCTGCGCGGGAATTCGCAATTTCCATTACGTGTTTTGTGTCTAGTAGTAAGCAAAAATAAATGTTAGAATGTAAGCCGAAATCTAAGTGTTTGATGTATTAGAATAAATGTAGTGCTAGTAAATTGTGTTTCCCTAAAATGTGTGTTTGAATAGTCTAAGTGCGGAAGAACATTACGGACATTGCGATGTAGCAGGATTGGAATTGGACAGGAATTGTGTTTGTTAATCCTGGACTTGTGCGAGTGTTGGAGGGCCTTTAGAGAAGACTATCGAAGGCAAGTGATTATTTTGTGTGGTTCCCCAacactgtccgacattctggctacgtgcccggcccaccgcagtcgtctgattttcgcggtgtgagcgatggatggttctctcaacaggtgatgcaactcgtggttcattcgcctcctccacgcaccgtccaccatctgcaccccaccatagatggtacgcagcactttcttttcgaaactcaaagtgcgcgttggtctcgtccaggtctcgtgtccttaGAGGaataccggtctaatgagcgttttgtagattgtcagtttggtacggcggcgaactctattcgatcggaacgtcttccggagtccaaaatacgtacgatttccagccactatgcatcTCCGAATGTCTCTACTGGAATCATTTACGGCAGTCAccaatgagcccaagtacatacattcttctaccacctcgatttcgtcaccaccgatgcaaactcgcggtttgccttctcttgagcctcttcctg
Encoded proteins:
- the LOC134206946 gene encoding uncharacterized protein LOC134206946; its protein translation is MSFLVLPKVTVDLPTARVDTQGWSMHNGIKLADPTFFSPSSVDMVLGIESFFDFFESGQRIPLGDQLPTLNESVFGWVVCGGLLNPTQGLRINCSTAITKVLEELVARFWASEKVGNSKVLSSEEKLCEDNFRKPVRRESDGRYSISLPKDEDAASRLGESRGIQGTERRLAKDASLRAQYHQFMAEYIQLGHMSKVEEAGNLMKRCYLPHHPVFKEASTTTMVRIVFDASCKTSSGVSLNDTLLVGPIVQEDLRSIMLRSRVVTV